The Anabaena sp. WA102 genome contains a region encoding:
- a CDS encoding cyclase family protein encodes MISKNPQPLSNISYSRVIHLSHLIDQDIPKWTGDPPVEFTSVAEIPDDGYYLRGFSLGEHSGTHINAPNSFYANGASIDQYPASCLILPAIVINICEQAAVNPDYALTVSDIQTWETEFGEIPTGSLVILYTGWQEKWLNHQAFFNQDKDGKMHFPGFSYDATEFLITHRQITGVGIDTHGVDSGQNTNFTINRLLLERSLIVLENLTNLDQLPPHSITLIIGILRLRGGSGSPAAIMALF; translated from the coding sequence TTGATCAGCAAAAATCCCCAACCATTAAGTAATATTAGTTACTCTCGTGTCATCCATCTTAGTCATCTCATTGATCAAGATATACCAAAATGGACAGGTGATCCTCCCGTAGAATTTACCAGTGTTGCAGAAATTCCAGATGATGGTTATTACTTACGAGGCTTTTCCTTGGGAGAACATAGCGGGACTCATATTAATGCCCCTAATAGTTTTTATGCAAACGGCGCAAGTATTGACCAGTATCCAGCATCATGTTTAATATTACCAGCTATAGTTATCAATATTTGTGAACAAGCAGCAGTAAATCCTGATTATGCCTTGACTGTTAGTGATATCCAAACTTGGGAAACTGAATTTGGAGAAATTCCCACAGGGAGCTTGGTGATATTATATACTGGTTGGCAAGAAAAATGGTTAAATCACCAGGCATTTTTTAACCAAGATAAAGACGGAAAAATGCACTTTCCTGGTTTTAGCTATGATGCAACTGAGTTTTTAATAACACACAGGCAAATTACTGGAGTGGGTATTGATACTCATGGTGTAGATTCTGGGCAGAATACTAATTTTACTATTAACCGGTTGCTTTTAGAGCGATCGCTAATTGTTCTCGAAAACCTCACCAATTTAGATCAGTTACCACCGCATAGTATCACCTTAATCATTGGAATTCTCAGATTAAGAGGAGGTTCTGGTTCTCCCGCAGCAATCATGGCATTATTTTAA
- a CDS encoding hemolysin family protein encodes MSSFTFEILTILVLIFANGVFSMSEMAVVSARKVRLQQLANQGDINAKAALKLAESPNHFLSIVQVGITLINILNGVFGGATIAKRLEDYIKLIPILANYSNAIAFGIVVLLITYFSLIVGELVPKRLALNNPEKIAASVAIPMRALAKIASPIVYLLSASTDLVLRILGITPSAEPQVTEEEIKILIEQGTEAGTFEEAEQDMVERVFRLGDRPVTSFMTPRPDIVWLDLEDPPEENRQKMAESGYSRYPICQEGLDNVLGIIPVTDLLARSLRNEPLDLTLGLRQPVFVPESTRGLKVLELFKQTVTHMALVVDEYGVIQGLVTLNDIMSEIVGDVPTEPGQEEPEAVQREDGSWLVDGMLGIEEFLELFDLEELEHEERGNYQTLGGFVITHLGRIPAAADHFEWDGMRFEVMDMDGNRVDKVLVVPKVMAN; translated from the coding sequence ATGTCTTCCTTCACGTTTGAAATTTTAACGATTTTGGTGCTAATTTTCGCCAACGGTGTATTTTCCATGTCGGAAATGGCTGTAGTTTCAGCCCGGAAAGTCAGACTACAGCAGTTAGCCAATCAAGGGGATATTAACGCCAAGGCTGCATTAAAACTCGCAGAATCTCCCAATCATTTTCTCTCTATCGTCCAGGTAGGGATTACACTCATCAATATTCTGAATGGTGTCTTTGGTGGTGCGACCATTGCCAAAAGATTAGAAGATTATATCAAGCTAATTCCCATTTTAGCTAATTATAGTAATGCGATCGCCTTTGGCATCGTAGTCCTACTCATCACCTATTTTTCCCTCATTGTCGGCGAACTCGTCCCTAAACGGCTGGCTTTAAATAACCCCGAAAAAATCGCTGCTTCAGTCGCCATACCCATGCGGGCTTTAGCAAAAATAGCTTCACCCATAGTTTATCTTTTGAGTGCATCTACAGATTTAGTTTTGCGAATATTAGGAATTACCCCCTCTGCTGAACCACAAGTTACAGAAGAAGAAATCAAAATTCTCATCGAACAAGGGACAGAAGCGGGAACATTTGAAGAAGCCGAACAGGACATGGTAGAGAGAGTTTTCCGGTTAGGCGATCGCCCCGTCACCTCCTTTATGACACCTCGACCTGATATAGTTTGGTTAGACTTGGAAGATCCCCCCGAAGAAAACCGCCAAAAAATGGCAGAAAGCGGTTATTCTCGCTATCCCATTTGTCAAGAAGGACTAGATAACGTTCTGGGGATTATTCCCGTCACCGACCTATTAGCCAGAAGTTTACGCAACGAACCCTTAGACTTAACTCTAGGATTACGTCAACCCGTATTTGTCCCCGAAAGCACACGCGGTTTAAAAGTTTTAGAATTATTCAAACAAACCGTCACACACATGGCTTTAGTCGTAGATGAATATGGCGTAATTCAAGGCTTAGTCACCCTTAATGACATCATGAGTGAAATTGTCGGTGATGTTCCCACAGAACCAGGACAAGAAGAACCTGAAGCCGTACAACGGGAAGATGGTTCTTGGTTAGTAGATGGAATGTTAGGAATAGAAGAATTTTTAGAACTATTTGATCTTGAAGAATTAGAACATGAAGAAAGAGGAAATTATCAAACATTAGGCGGTTTTGTCATCACCCATTTAGGCCGGATTCCCGCAGCCGCAGATCATTTTGAATGGGATGGTATGCGGTTTGAAGTTATGGATATGGACGGAAATCGGGTTGATAAAGTCCTAGTAGTACCCAAGGTCATGGCTAATTGA
- the mfd gene encoding transcription-repair coupling factor, which produces MSFSSIVRALARSPLTAELITKLNKQQELRLNGISRLPKGLVASALANYEDQDLCVVCATLEEAGRVFAQMEAMGWKTVHFYPTSEASPYEPFDPENELSWGQMQVLADLVNGRSSVVSGQLPKQRTAIIATVGALQPHLPPPDAFKSFCVTLEKGMEFDLDGFGEKITILGYERVPLVETEGQWSRRGDIVDVFPVSSELPVRLEWFGDEIEQIREFDPATQRSALDKVEKVTLTPTSFAPIINTALTENVETFHEPSLQELGTLEGSRRFLGLAFAKPASLLDYLAENTLVAIDEPEQCYAHSDRWVENANSQWSVVSGQLSVGLPKIHRNFDECIGEISNFRKLYLSELSEENNGLNLASRPLPVTPHQFAKLGETIRNERERNFAVWIISAQPSRSVSLLQEHDCPAQFIPNPRDYQAIDKLQINHIPIALKYSGLAELEGFILPSFRLVIVTDREFYGQHSLANFGYVRKRRQATSKQVDPNKLRQGDYVVHRSHGIGKFVKLESLTINDETRDYLVVQYADGLLRVAADQVSSLSRFRTSGDKAPELHKMTGKAWENTKNKVRKAIKKLAVDLLKLYAARSQQQGFSYPADMPWQEEMEDSFPYQPTTDQLKAVQDVKRDMESERPMDRLVCGDVGFGKTEVAIRAIFKAVTAGKQVALLAPTTILTQQHYHTIKERFAPYPVNVGLLNRFRSAEEKRNIQKRLATGELDIVVGTHQLLGKGVQFKDLGLLVIDEEQRFGVNQKEKIKSLKTQVDVLTLSATPIPRTLYMSLSGIREMSLITTPPPTRRPIQTHLAPLNSDIVRSAIRQELDRGGQVFYVVPRVEGIEETTTKLREMVPGGRFAIAHGQMDESELESTMLTFGNNDADILVCTTIIESGLDIPRVNTILIEDAHRFGLSQLYQLRGRVGRAGIQAHAWLFYPKQRELSDAARQRLRAIQEFTQLGSGYQLAMRDMEIRGVGNLLGAEQSGQMDVIGFDLYMEMLEEAIREIRGQEIPKVEDTQIDLNLTAFIPATYIPDLDQKMSAYRAVATVKSKYELKQIAAEWTDRYGTIPVPASQLLRVMELKQLAKNLGFSRIKPENKQHIVLETPMEEPAWNLLAENLTPTMKARFVYSPGKVTARGLGVFKADQQLQTLIDTFVKMQGAISETA; this is translated from the coding sequence ATGTCCTTCTCTTCTATTGTGCGTGCTTTGGCGCGATCGCCTCTTACCGCAGAACTCATTACTAAACTCAACAAGCAACAGGAATTGCGGTTAAATGGGATTTCTCGGCTACCCAAAGGACTGGTAGCTTCAGCATTAGCAAATTATGAAGATCAGGATTTATGTGTGGTCTGTGCCACTTTAGAGGAAGCTGGGCGGGTTTTTGCCCAAATGGAAGCAATGGGATGGAAAACTGTCCACTTTTACCCCACTTCCGAAGCTTCTCCCTATGAACCCTTTGACCCTGAAAATGAGTTGAGTTGGGGTCAAATGCAGGTGTTAGCTGATTTGGTCAATGGTCGGTCGTCAGTTGTCAGTGGTCAGTTGCCAAAACAAAGAACTGCCATAATTGCTACTGTGGGGGCGTTGCAGCCGCATTTGCCACCACCGGATGCGTTTAAATCATTTTGTGTCACCTTAGAAAAAGGGATGGAATTTGATTTAGACGGGTTTGGGGAAAAAATCACGATTTTGGGATATGAACGAGTTCCCCTAGTGGAAACTGAAGGACAATGGAGTAGACGGGGAGATATTGTGGATGTGTTTCCGGTGTCCTCCGAGTTGCCTGTGCGCTTGGAATGGTTTGGCGACGAAATTGAACAAATTCGGGAATTTGACCCGGCTACCCAGCGTTCTGCCTTGGATAAGGTGGAAAAAGTTACCCTTACCCCTACAAGTTTTGCACCGATTATCAACACAGCACTTACAGAAAATGTAGAGACGTTTCATGAACCGTCTCTACAAGAGTTAGGAACATTAGAAGGAAGTCGGCGGTTTTTGGGGTTGGCTTTTGCAAAACCGGCTTCATTGCTGGATTATTTAGCAGAAAATACCCTTGTGGCCATTGATGAACCAGAACAATGTTATGCTCATAGCGATCGCTGGGTGGAAAATGCTAATAGTCAGTGGTCAGTTGTTAGTGGTCAGTTGTCGGTTGGATTACCTAAGATTCATCGAAATTTTGATGAGTGTATAGGGGAAATTAGTAATTTTAGAAAGTTATATTTATCAGAATTGTCGGAAGAAAATAATGGTTTAAATTTAGCAAGTAGACCTTTACCTGTTACACCTCACCAATTTGCCAAGTTAGGGGAAACTATTAGAAACGAGAGAGAACGCAATTTTGCAGTTTGGATAATTTCGGCTCAACCTTCCCGTTCGGTTTCTCTGCTACAAGAACATGATTGTCCTGCCCAGTTTATCCCCAATCCCCGTGATTATCAAGCTATTGATAAACTGCAAATTAATCATATCCCGATTGCCCTTAAATATTCCGGTTTAGCAGAATTAGAAGGTTTTATTTTACCTTCTTTTCGATTAGTTATTGTCACCGATAGAGAATTTTATGGACAACATTCTTTAGCTAATTTTGGTTATGTCCGCAAACGTCGTCAAGCCACATCTAAACAAGTTGATCCTAATAAATTACGTCAGGGAGATTATGTTGTTCATCGTAGTCATGGCATTGGTAAATTTGTTAAATTAGAGAGTTTAACAATTAATGATGAAACCCGTGATTATTTAGTCGTGCAATATGCAGATGGTTTATTAAGAGTTGCGGCTGACCAAGTTAGTTCTTTATCTCGTTTTCGCACCAGTGGAGATAAAGCCCCAGAATTACACAAAATGACCGGAAAAGCCTGGGAAAATACTAAGAATAAAGTCCGTAAAGCCATTAAGAAACTAGCAGTAGATTTGTTAAAATTGTATGCTGCCCGTTCTCAACAACAAGGTTTTTCCTATCCCGCAGATATGCCTTGGCAAGAAGAAATGGAAGATTCCTTTCCTTACCAACCTACCACAGATCAGCTAAAAGCGGTACAAGATGTGAAACGGGATATGGAAAGTGAAAGACCGATGGATAGGTTAGTATGTGGAGATGTGGGTTTTGGCAAAACTGAAGTGGCAATTCGGGCAATTTTTAAAGCTGTCACCGCAGGAAAGCAAGTAGCACTTTTAGCCCCAACCACAATTCTCACTCAACAACATTATCATACAATTAAAGAACGTTTTGCCCCCTATCCTGTGAACGTGGGGTTACTAAATCGGTTTCGCAGCGCAGAAGAAAAACGCAATATTCAAAAACGTCTAGCGACTGGAGAATTAGATATAGTTGTCGGCACACATCAATTATTAGGAAAAGGTGTGCAATTTAAAGATTTGGGACTTCTAGTAATTGACGAAGAACAAAGATTTGGAGTTAATCAGAAGGAAAAAATCAAAAGCCTCAAAACGCAAGTTGATGTTCTCACTCTTTCCGCAACTCCTATTCCCAGAACCTTATATATGTCATTATCAGGAATTCGGGAAATGAGTTTAATTACCACTCCACCTCCCACCAGAAGACCAATTCAAACCCATCTCGCACCTTTAAATTCTGATATTGTCAGAAGTGCAATTCGTCAAGAATTAGATCGAGGTGGACAGGTATTTTATGTAGTTCCGCGAGTCGAAGGGATTGAAGAAACTACTACAAAATTGCGAGAAATGGTACCAGGAGGAAGATTTGCGATCGCTCATGGTCAAATGGACGAAAGCGAGTTAGAATCAACTATGCTGACTTTTGGCAATAATGACGCTGATATTCTTGTTTGTACCACAATTATTGAATCTGGTTTAGATATTCCGCGAGTTAACACAATATTAATTGAAGATGCTCACCGTTTTGGGTTATCTCAATTATATCAATTACGGGGTCGGGTAGGACGTGCTGGCATTCAAGCTCACGCATGGTTATTTTACCCTAAACAAAGAGAATTATCCGATGCCGCCAGACAAAGATTAAGAGCAATTCAAGAATTTACTCAACTCGGTTCTGGATATCAATTAGCAATGCGAGATATGGAAATTCGCGGAGTGGGAAACTTGCTAGGTGCAGAACAATCTGGACAAATGGATGTCATTGGCTTTGACTTGTACATGGAAATGTTAGAAGAAGCAATTCGAGAAATTAGAGGTCAAGAAATACCCAAAGTTGAAGATACCCAAATTGACCTTAATCTCACCGCATTTATCCCTGCAACCTACATTCCTGATCTTGATCAAAAAATGAGTGCTTATCGCGCTGTAGCCACAGTAAAATCAAAATATGAACTCAAACAAATTGCCGCTGAATGGACTGATAGATATGGGACTATACCAGTTCCAGCTAGTCAGTTATTACGAGTTATGGAATTAAAACAATTAGCCAAAAATCTCGGATTTAGCCGCATTAAACCAGAGAATAAACAGCACATTGTTTTAGAAACACCAATGGAAGAACCAGCTTGGAATCTCTTAGCAGAAAACCTCACTCCCACAATGAAAGCAAGGTTTGTTTATTCTCCTGGGAAGGTAACAGCAAGAGGTTTAGGAGTATTTAAAGCAGATCAACAATTGCAGACTTTAATAGATACTTTTGTAAAAATGCAAGGGGCAATTTCGGAAACTGCTTGA
- a CDS encoding AAA family ATPase: MFKQVTLENFRTHKLTTIELYPVTLLIGNNNSGKTNFLAGIQHFCNLVRRGNFNNEIDQTINANKDLYPHKHRLAKDEEPMSFSILWNNIIGGINYKIETYEIDPFSDAFGCKETIIITLANNETPKEVNSVYDQSGFILELRKKIQLDQDLNRIEKRLCELFFLDFDNIFSYHFQPTFLKQKDNQDIDQKHDFEISAIPVYLRDRLIPIYLKETGSNFQSLLRYVKEKEERIFSSFIAKMRTVDTSFIGVRYDPNRSSLIWEFDLGRKGIIEEFMPDLVSDGFMKIAVISLLTSLKKPPALIMLEEIENGINPGNIQQLMNWIWQATSPSQDGFAKTQFILTSHSPSVLREFNQHPDHVYTVRLDKRSRQSDVRNLNTALDTLVGIGAIKDDEVEYETEENTGKQLIKIPKYQLAELWYTGTIG, from the coding sequence ATGTTCAAACAAGTTACTTTAGAGAATTTTAGAACTCACAAATTAACAACCATAGAATTATATCCAGTAACTTTGTTAATTGGTAATAACAATTCTGGTAAAACAAATTTTTTAGCAGGAATACAACATTTTTGTAATCTTGTCAGACGAGGAAATTTTAACAATGAAATAGATCAAACTATAAATGCTAATAAAGATTTATATCCACATAAACACAGGCTTGCTAAAGATGAAGAACCGATGTCATTTTCCATTTTATGGAATAACATAATTGGAGGAATTAATTATAAAATAGAAACATATGAAATAGATCCATTTTCGGATGCTTTTGGCTGTAAGGAAACAATAATTATCACATTAGCCAACAATGAAACACCAAAGGAAGTTAATAGTGTTTATGATCAGTCTGGATTTATTCTAGAATTAAGGAAAAAAATACAATTAGACCAAGATTTAAACAGAATAGAAAAAAGACTATGCGAATTATTTTTCTTGGATTTTGATAATATATTTAGTTATCATTTTCAACCTACATTTCTCAAACAGAAAGATAATCAGGATATAGATCAAAAACATGACTTTGAAATAAGTGCAATCCCCGTATATTTGAGAGATAGATTAATCCCAATATATTTGAAAGAAACAGGAAGTAACTTTCAGTCACTTCTCCGTTATGTCAAAGAAAAAGAAGAACGTATATTTTCATCATTTATTGCCAAAATGAGAACTGTTGATACAAGTTTTATTGGAGTTCGTTATGATCCCAATCGTTCCAGTCTCATCTGGGAATTTGATTTAGGACGCAAGGGTATTATTGAAGAATTTATGCCAGATCTTGTATCAGATGGCTTTATGAAAATTGCTGTAATTAGTTTGCTGACATCATTAAAGAAACCACCTGCTCTAATCATGTTAGAAGAGATAGAAAATGGTATTAATCCAGGTAATATACAACAACTAATGAATTGGATTTGGCAAGCAACATCACCTAGTCAAGATGGTTTTGCAAAAACACAATTTATTTTAACTTCTCACAGCCCCTCTGTTTTAAGAGAATTTAATCAACATCCTGATCATGTTTATACAGTTCGTTTAGATAAACGTAGTCGTCAAAGTGATGTGAGAAACTTAAATACTGCACTTGATACCCTTGTGGGAATTGGAGCAATTAAAGATGATGAAGTAGAATATGAAACTGAGGAAAATACAGGTAAACAGTTAATAAAAATACCAAAATATCAGTTAGCAGAACTTTGGTACACAGGGACAATTGGGTAA
- a CDS encoding Uma2 family endonuclease, producing MVLQLLRHQFTVKQFHQMAESGILSENERLELIRGEMIDMSPIGTRHSGCVLFLSNLLALLLGGLALINVQNPVELDETSEPQPDIALLKPRADFYRTAHPQPEDIFLLIEVADTTIKYDREVKIPLYAEANIPEVWLIDVNQEVIEVYRNPLQGVYQDIQKLVKNQTLSILAFPDVSINVTEIF from the coding sequence ATGGTTTTACAATTACTCAGACACCAATTTACAGTTAAGCAATTTCACCAAATGGCTGAATCTGGTATTTTGTCAGAAAATGAAAGATTAGAATTAATTCGCGGAGAAATGATTGATATGTCCCCTATTGGTACAAGACACTCAGGTTGTGTTTTATTTTTAAGTAACTTACTAGCGTTGCTATTAGGAGGTCTGGCCTTAATTAATGTCCAAAACCCAGTAGAATTAGATGAAACTTCTGAACCTCAACCAGATATAGCATTATTAAAACCCCGTGCAGATTTTTATAGAACTGCACACCCCCAACCAGAAGATATATTTTTGTTAATAGAAGTTGCCGACACAACGATAAAATATGACAGAGAAGTAAAAATTCCTTTATATGCAGAAGCAAATATTCCTGAAGTTTGGTTAATAGATGTTAATCAGGAAGTTATAGAAGTATATCGAAATCCTCTCCAGGGAGTTTATCAAGATATACAGAAGTTAGTAAAAAATCAGACTTTATCAATTTTAGCTTTTCCTGATGTCAGTATTAATGTGACTGAAATATTTTAA
- a CDS encoding Uma2 family endonuclease, which yields MATPISTAPQLSTIAISWEALPEDFILEEEPVENTAQPLIAGALRESLELSGYIQSTMLIAANLGICATMNDKLVVKAPDWFFVQTVLPLSGTTDRRSYTPHLEGEIPRVVMEFCSDTDGKEYSARRAFPPGKWFFYEQILQVPTYVIFDPLTAELEVHQIESGQYKLQPIDENNRYWITDMGLFLGLWEGEKEGRIGYWLRWWDQAGNLLPWAVEKVEQEQQRTEQERQRAEQESQRAEQESQRAEQERQRAERLAEQLRALGIDPID from the coding sequence GTGGCTACTCCAATCTCAACTGCTCCACAACTATCAACAATAGCAATCTCTTGGGAAGCATTACCCGAAGATTTTATCCTAGAAGAAGAACCTGTGGAAAACACTGCACAACCATTAATTGCTGGGGCATTACGAGAAAGTCTGGAACTAAGTGGATATATTCAATCCACCATGCTGATAGCTGCCAATTTGGGCATATGTGCCACAATGAATGACAAACTTGTTGTTAAAGCCCCAGATTGGTTTTTTGTGCAGACAGTTTTACCCTTGTCTGGGACAACAGATAGACGCAGTTATACACCTCATCTGGAAGGAGAAATTCCCCGCGTTGTCATGGAATTTTGCTCAGATACAGACGGGAAAGAATACTCAGCTAGACGCGCCTTCCCCCCCGGAAAATGGTTTTTTTATGAACAAATTCTCCAAGTCCCTACCTATGTAATTTTTGACCCCCTGACGGCTGAATTGGAAGTTCATCAAATTGAGTCAGGACAGTATAAATTACAGCCAATAGACGAGAATAATCGCTACTGGATTACAGATATGGGATTATTTTTGGGATTGTGGGAAGGAGAAAAAGAGGGGCGTATAGGTTACTGGCTAAGATGGTGGGATCAAGCAGGTAATTTGTTACCCTGGGCAGTCGAAAAGGTAGAACAAGAACAGCAACGGACTGAACAGGAACGCCAACGGGCTGAACAAGAAAGTCAACGGGCTGAACAAGAAAGTCAACGGGCTGAACAGGAACGCCAACGGGCTGAAAGATTGGCAGAACAATTACGCGCACTGGGTATTGATCCAATTGATTAA
- a CDS encoding glycosyltransferase, with amino-acid sequence MRIIHILNHVQEIGNGIVNVAVDLACLQSQSGDDVAVISAGGGYEKLLNQFGVKHYEINQSRQPITMMKAAIAYRKIVQEFQPDIVHAHMMTGVVLARALRWENRYILVATVHNEFQPSSLLMGLADRVIAVSKAVKNSMVQRGIPKQKLRVICNGTLGSPRTRKISDYQPLSLQSPAIATVAGMYKRKGITELIAAFEEIAQDFPEVHLYLVGNGPDKQIFESQAQATAVSHRIHFEGFQPEPQRYLLACDIFVLASHRDPCPLVLSEAREAGLAIVATEVDGIPEALDNGKAGILVPAQDSHQLAKALIKLLSDANILQEWKQRSQENLEWLNVARVHQETLAVYEELSFQESFSTSTQPD; translated from the coding sequence ATGCGAATCATACATATATTAAATCATGTCCAGGAAATCGGTAATGGTATTGTCAATGTAGCTGTGGATTTAGCTTGTTTACAGTCCCAATCTGGCGATGATGTGGCGGTAATTTCAGCGGGAGGGGGATACGAAAAATTATTAAATCAATTTGGTGTTAAACATTACGAAATTAACCAAAGTCGTCAGCCAATAACAATGATGAAGGCGGCGATCGCTTATCGGAAAATTGTGCAAGAATTTCAACCAGATATAGTTCATGCTCACATGATGACTGGTGTGGTATTAGCGCGGGCTTTGAGATGGGAAAATAGATATATTTTAGTGGCTACTGTCCATAATGAATTTCAACCTAGTAGCCTATTGATGGGTTTAGCAGACCGAGTAATTGCTGTTAGTAAGGCTGTCAAAAATTCGATGGTACAACGGGGAATCCCCAAACAAAAATTACGGGTAATTTGTAATGGGACATTGGGTAGTCCTCGGACTCGGAAAATATCCGATTATCAACCTTTAAGTTTACAAAGTCCAGCGATAGCCACCGTAGCAGGAATGTATAAAAGAAAGGGCATCACTGAATTAATTGCGGCTTTTGAAGAAATTGCTCAGGATTTTCCCGAAGTACATTTATATTTGGTGGGAAATGGTCCAGATAAACAAATATTTGAGTCTCAAGCCCAAGCAACGGCTGTTAGTCATCGGATTCACTTTGAAGGGTTTCAGCCTGAACCCCAACGTTATTTACTAGCCTGTGATATTTTTGTCTTGGCTTCCCACCGTGATCCCTGTCCCTTGGTGCTTTCAGAAGCGAGGGAAGCAGGGTTGGCGATTGTGGCCACTGAGGTAGATGGTATTCCAGAGGCCTTGGATAATGGTAAAGCGGGGATATTAGTGCCGGCGCAGGATAGTCATCAGTTGGCTAAGGCATTAATAAAATTATTGAGTGATGCAAATATACTTCAGGAATGGAAACAGCGATCGCAGGAAAATCTAGAATGGTTAAATGTTGCCCGTGTACACCAAGAAACATTGGCTGTATATGAGGAGTTAAGTTTTCAGGAAAGTTTTTCGACCTCTACTCAACCTGATTAA
- the pdxH gene encoding pyridoxamine 5'-phosphate oxidase, which translates to MDTSIADLRKDYTLQDLNEKQIDPNPFIQFKIWFSQSLSAQLPEPNAMTLATCTSDGQPSARMVLLKDFDERGFVLFTNYNSQKGQELTVNPHAALVFWWAELERQVRIVGTVEKISAAESDSYFEIRPTYSRLGAWASNQSEVIASREVLELQLQEFQRKYQTQEVPRPPHWGGFRVIPQKIEFWQGRSSRLHDRLLYTHVDNGGWEIERLSP; encoded by the coding sequence ATGGATACTAGCATAGCTGATCTTCGCAAAGACTACACATTACAAGATTTAAATGAGAAACAAATTGATCCAAATCCATTTATACAATTTAAAATATGGTTTAGTCAGTCCCTGTCAGCCCAGCTACCTGAACCTAATGCTATGACTTTGGCTACTTGTACATCCGATGGTCAGCCTTCGGCGAGAATGGTATTACTCAAAGATTTTGATGAACGGGGGTTTGTCTTATTTACTAATTACAATAGCCAAAAAGGACAGGAATTGACAGTAAACCCCCATGCTGCTTTGGTTTTTTGGTGGGCGGAATTAGAACGCCAGGTCAGAATTGTGGGAACTGTGGAAAAAATTTCCGCAGCAGAATCTGATAGCTATTTTGAAATCCGCCCTACATATAGTCGGTTAGGTGCTTGGGCTTCTAATCAAAGCGAAGTAATTGCGAGTAGAGAAGTTTTAGAATTACAATTGCAAGAATTTCAGCGCAAATATCAAACTCAGGAAGTTCCTCGTCCTCCACATTGGGGTGGTTTTCGCGTGATTCCCCAAAAAATTGAGTTTTGGCAGGGAAGATCGAGTCGTTTACATGACCGCCTGTTATATACTCATGTAGATAATGGCGGCTGGGAAATCGAGCGTTTATCACCTTGA